A region of the Vigna unguiculata cultivar IT97K-499-35 chromosome 9, ASM411807v1, whole genome shotgun sequence genome:
CTCTTATAACAACTTAACCTTCTGTGCTTTGGAAATCAAATCAGCCATCATCCAAAGAGCATTCTATGGATCATTGAACAGTTGCCCCATTGCTGCAAACCCAAGTTTTCTGAGAAAAAGAGCCACTGAAAATAAGGGAATGAAGCTAGCCCTAGCATTGACCCTCTCAATGATCTTCTTGATTGCTGGGCTTATGCTTCTAGCTTTTGGTTGCCTTAAGAAAACAAAACCATGGCCTGTGAAACAAACCTCGTACAAAGAAGAACATCATAACATGTCTGGTCCCTTTTCATTCCACACTGATTCAACCACATGGGTGGCTGATGTGAAACAAGCAACATCAGTCCCAGTAGTGATCTTTGACAAGCCACTATTAAACATCACATTTGCAGACCTTTTGGCTGCAACTTCAAATTTTGATAGAGGTACCCTTTTGGCTGAAGGGAAATTTGGCCCTGTTTATAGAGGATTTCTACCAGGTGGTATTCATGTAGCAGTAAAAGTTCTGGTGGTTGGATCCACTCTTACAGACAAAGAAGCTGCAAGAGAACTTGAGTATCTTGGAAGAATAAAGCATCCCAATCTTGTTCCTCTAACAGGATATTGTGTAGCTGGGGATCAGAGGATTGCTATATATGACTACATGGAGAATGGAAACTTGCAAAATTTGCTTTATGATTTGCCACTTGGTGTACTTCAAAGCACAGATGATTGGAGCACAGATACATGGGAAGAAGATGTGAGTAATGGGATTCAAAACGCTGCATCAGAAGGAGGCATCACAACATGGAGATTTCGGCATAAAATCGCACTTGGCACTGCTCGAGCATTGGCTTTTCTGCATCATGGATGCTCCCCACCAATCATTCACAGAGATGTTAAAGCTAGCAGTGTGTATTTGGATTACAACTTGGAGCCAAGACTCTCTGATTTTGGGCTGGCTAAGATTTTGGATGAAGAGAGTGCACTTTGTTCACCTGGGTATGTTCCACCAGAGTTTTCTCAACAAGAATTCTGCACCTCAACTCCAAAATCTGATGTGTATTGTTTCGGGGTTGTGCTGTTTGAGCTGCTATCTGGGAAGAAACCAGTTGCAGATGATTATGGTGATGTAAAAGAAGCAACTTTGGTTAGCTGGGTGAGAGGGTTAGTGAGAGAGAACAAAGGTTCGAGAGCCATTGATCCGAAAATTCGTTGCACTGGAGCAGAAGAACAAATGGAAGAGGCCCTTAAGATTGGTTATCTCTGCACTGCTGATCTTCCTTCCAAGCGACCAAGCATGCAGCAGGTTGTTGGACTTCTTAAAGACATCGAACCTTCTAATTAGCATGACAATAAACAAATGTTGTCGTTTTTCTTCTAGTTTTATCACTTTGACTTTTGCTGCTGTAGGAGAGTTCCATGAAGTAAATGTAAATCActtcaaatattcaaaagtaTGTTCATGTTTTACCACACTCTTAATATGGCAGTTATGCAACGCGTTTAGTCAATCATTTATTATAGggttttttttacaaaaagcatgcaattttttttaaaaatatcaatatggATAGAtctaacaaaaattacaaaaacggATAAGTTGTATCATGTTGTCACAACTTTAGTGCAAAACACTTTTAAATTGAAATGTGTTAAAgtgacataattttaatttagtgcACTTTATAATGAAATGGTGACAGGTAGACACAACTTTCAGCTTTGTAGAAGTCGTATTAGGATGACATACttcaatttaaaatgttttgaagTAAAGTTGGATCATGTGTTACTTTGACACGACACGACTTTAACTTTAAAAGTATTTTGAACTAAAGTTATGACATATTAACACAGTTTCTTGATAATTGTTATGGTATCGAACAATGCAGAAACATAAGATTGTGACAATTAGAATCAAAGAGAAATAAGTAAAAGAGCAAGAAAAATAACATGCAACTCTTTTAAATGTAAGAGGAAAAATCACAGGACGATAATGAACAAAGTTcctctataaaaaaaaagagtacaAAGCTCTTGAATGAGAACAAGAATCTCACCAAAATACACTTAGGTGTATATTACAAAGTGTGTCTCTCtaaatgtttttctatctctttttttatttataggtTTCAAAACTGAACCTATAAATAAGTCATATGAAAAGTCTTCTGAACTCGTAAATAGGTTATATGAAAAGTCTTCAAAACTTAACTGGTAAATAGGTCATATGAAAAGTCTTGAAAACTTAAGCAGAATAATGATTATGATTATTGCTTAATATAACGTGTGGTATTAGGAGTTGAATGAGAACCACGTATCATCTCTCACATTTATGTTCATCTCATgacttcatcttcttcccttCTCACTATTCATCctcttcaaatttctttttactttGTATTATGCGGTTCTATTAGTTCATTATCATCTTCTCTACTGTTCATTCTCTCCACTATTTATCTTTTTTCCtgaattttcatcttctttgagtttctttttgattttttcaattttttttcttcatcatgAATCGTATGTGAGTAACGCAAACCAAATCGTGAATCACATGATTCACAATCGATTCAGCGATTCATGTTTCGATTCAGGTTACAAAACGATTGATCAAACAATATGTATCGCTGGGAGAGAATTTTGCGGTTTATTTGTCCTATAGGAGTGAAATGTAAAAGCTCTCTTTTATGTCAGTTCTTTACATATTAACGTAAATATTGAccatttatttacaaaattatgcaCTATGCATTTTTTACGTCTGTTGCTTACATATTGTACATAAATTCAGTAAATTAGAAGATTGTTTTTATGTTAGTGCTTGtcattagggatggcaacggggcggtgcggggacgggtttcgctatcccatacccatccccgcataaaaaattcatcctcatcctcatacccaaacccaacgggtatcaaactttttttccatccccatccccatccccaccgggtaacgggtataatctcgtacccatacccgtacccgtgttctaactacttcaatattaatttttataaaagaaaaaaaattaaaaaacataatattatgaaatattcaatattaggaggattttcttcgatgccaaataccttaaaataaattataattgtttacattttatattagaataccaaataaaatgtcatgtgaaccaaaacatttattaaatttgcaaactacaacattgatgaac
Encoded here:
- the LOC114163809 gene encoding probable LRR receptor-like serine/threonine-protein kinase At2g24230; translated protein: MALGVFGSVLVLTLFFKHLSSQQPNTDDFFVSEFLKKMDLASSQVYNFSASVCSFQGVSCDAKKEHVIGLVFSGMKLSGPIPHTTIGKLTKLRSLDLSHNKITDLPPDFWSFSMLKNLNLSGNQISGSLTNNIGNFGLLEVLDLSNNNFSGQIPEAISSLMSLKVIKLDHNWFEQRIPSGILKCRSLVSIDLSSNQLSGTVPDDFGAAFPNLTTLNLAGNSINGSDSDISGLKSIVSLNISGNSFQGSVMKLFQGRVEVMDLRRNHFEGPISQVHSISNYNWSHLVYLDLSENQMHGEISKNLIESKNLKHLNLANNRFSRQKFPKVEIISGLEYLNLSKTSLIGYIPAEISQLRNLSTLDISMNHLTGKIPSLNNTNLQVLDLSNNNLSGDIPSSIIEKLPLMKKYNFSYNNLTFCALEIKSAIIQRAFYGSLNSCPIAANPSFLRKRATENKGMKLALALTLSMIFLIAGLMLLAFGCLKKTKPWPVKQTSYKEEHHNMSGPFSFHTDSTTWVADVKQATSVPVVIFDKPLLNITFADLLAATSNFDRGTLLAEGKFGPVYRGFLPGGIHVAVKVLVVGSTLTDKEAARELEYLGRIKHPNLVPLTGYCVAGDQRIAIYDYMENGNLQNLLYDLPLGVLQSTDDWSTDTWEEDVSNGIQNAASEGGITTWRFRHKIALGTARALAFLHHGCSPPIIHRDVKASSVYLDYNLEPRLSDFGLAKILDEESALCSPGYVPPEFSQQEFCTSTPKSDVYCFGVVLFELLSGKKPVADDYGDVKEATLVSWVRGLVRENKGSRAIDPKIRCTGAEEQMEEALKIGYLCTADLPSKRPSMQQVVGLLKDIEPSN